A window of the Ammoniphilus oxalaticus genome harbors these coding sequences:
- the rsmD gene encoding 16S rRNA (guanine(966)-N(2))-methyltransferase RsmD, whose product MRVISGSKKGRPLQALPGKSTRPTVDKVKESIFSMIGPYFEGGIGLDLYAGTGGLGIEALSRGMEKIVFVDIDKKAIEVIKQNLAKTDLLDQAEVYKNESRRALKALKKRQLPFDLVLLDPPYTHRNIADEIALLEQFGLLNLGAIIVAETDAQLSLPDLIGPIQKQKEAEYGSARITVYRAPD is encoded by the coding sequence ATGAGAGTTATTTCCGGTTCGAAAAAAGGAAGACCGTTGCAAGCGTTACCAGGGAAAAGCACCCGCCCTACCGTTGATAAGGTGAAAGAGTCGATCTTCAGTATGATCGGACCTTATTTTGAAGGAGGGATTGGGCTTGATCTGTACGCAGGCACAGGTGGTCTTGGCATAGAGGCGTTAAGCAGAGGAATGGAAAAGATCGTCTTTGTCGACATTGATAAGAAAGCGATAGAGGTCATAAAACAAAACCTAGCTAAAACAGACTTGCTCGATCAGGCTGAAGTTTACAAGAATGAATCGCGTCGGGCTTTGAAGGCGTTAAAAAAGAGGCAACTTCCATTCGATTTAGTTTTACTTGATCCTCCCTATACGCATCGTAACATCGCTGACGAAATCGCGCTTCTCGAACAATTTGGTTTGCTTAACCTTGGCGCCATTATTGTTGCCGAAACAGACGCGCAACTAAGTTTGCCGGACTTAATCGGACCGATCCAAAAACAGAAGGAAGCGGAATATGGCAGCGCGCGGATTACTGTTTATCGCGCGCCGGACTGA
- the coaD gene encoding pantetheine-phosphate adenylyltransferase produces MTIAVCPGSFDPVTNGHLDIIVRGSKIFDKVIVSVLVNENKQPLFSIEERVALLKEVTKDLPNVHVESFQGLLIDYMKSKQAKVIIKGLRAVSDFEYELQMASINRLMEEEIETFFMMTNTKYSYLSSSIVKEIAKYKADVSAIVPPPVEQALMDKFIQYGNNPGI; encoded by the coding sequence ATGACGATTGCGGTATGTCCCGGGAGTTTCGATCCTGTGACAAATGGACATCTAGATATTATTGTGAGGGGTTCGAAGATTTTTGACAAGGTCATCGTTTCAGTATTAGTGAACGAGAATAAGCAACCCTTGTTTTCAATTGAAGAACGAGTCGCTTTATTAAAAGAGGTAACGAAAGATTTGCCGAATGTTCATGTGGAGTCTTTCCAAGGATTGTTGATCGATTATATGAAGTCAAAACAAGCGAAAGTGATTATTAAAGGATTGCGAGCCGTATCCGATTTTGAGTACGAATTGCAAATGGCGTCAATCAATCGCTTGATGGAGGAAGAAATCGAAACGTTCTTTATGATGACGAACACGAAATATTCGTACCTAAGCTCCAGTATTGTGAAGGAAATTGCCAAGTATAAAGCAGATGTAAGCGCGATCGTGCCACCTCCGGTGGAGCAGGCGTTGATGGATAAATTTATCCAGTATGGAAATAATCCCGGGATCTAA
- the ylbJ gene encoding sporulation integral membrane protein YlbJ — protein sequence MRYKPYIQTLLFAALSVLLVFCMIRFPQDSFHAALRGLKIWWDVVFPALLPFMILSEIMMGFGVVHFIGVLLEPLMRPLFKVPGTGGFVMAMGFSSGYPVGPKLATQLRQQKLVTRAEGERLVCFTSTTDPLFIFGAVAVGFFHDATLGITIAIANYVGALLVGIMLRFHDRRGQITSYTTDQNQPLLLRALQAMHRARLKERRPFGQLMGDAVMSSFQTLFVIGGFIIIFSVIIEFISMGAISIVLASILTTVLSLFQLPEDLSQVFVIGFFEVTQSMQYMSELNTPIGMEIKLAVASALVAWGGISVHAQVASIISSTDMRYKPYFIWKGIHAFIAGALAFLFWKPFQSLALFQFTLPAFAEQTPTGGLILTWNNFQHIGLFASLFLLGLALISYMIHLISKRRLNN from the coding sequence ATGCGTTATAAACCTTATATTCAGACTCTTTTGTTTGCGGCGCTATCGGTCTTACTCGTTTTCTGTATGATACGATTCCCACAAGATTCCTTCCACGCCGCGTTGCGCGGGTTAAAAATTTGGTGGGACGTTGTGTTCCCAGCATTACTTCCTTTTATGATTTTATCAGAGATCATGATGGGCTTCGGGGTCGTTCATTTTATTGGCGTTTTATTAGAACCTCTGATGCGGCCGTTATTTAAAGTGCCAGGCACAGGCGGATTCGTAATGGCGATGGGTTTTTCTTCTGGTTATCCTGTAGGCCCTAAGTTAGCCACCCAATTGAGGCAACAAAAGTTAGTGACACGGGCAGAAGGTGAGCGACTTGTTTGTTTTACAAGCACAACGGATCCCTTGTTTATTTTCGGCGCGGTTGCTGTCGGCTTCTTCCATGATGCGACGCTTGGGATTACGATTGCAATCGCTAACTACGTCGGAGCCTTATTGGTCGGAATCATGCTTCGGTTTCACGATCGCAGGGGACAGATCACTTCTTATACGACAGATCAAAACCAACCCTTACTGTTACGCGCGTTGCAGGCAATGCATCGAGCTCGACTGAAAGAACGGCGACCGTTCGGACAACTGATGGGCGACGCGGTAATGAGCAGTTTTCAAACATTGTTCGTCATCGGCGGATTTATCATTATTTTTTCCGTGATCATTGAATTTATCTCGATGGGGGCTATCTCCATTGTATTAGCCAGTATTTTGACCACGGTATTATCGCTGTTTCAACTGCCGGAAGACTTATCTCAAGTGTTTGTAATCGGTTTTTTTGAAGTGACGCAAAGCATGCAATACATGAGTGAATTAAACACTCCGATTGGGATGGAAATTAAGTTAGCGGTAGCTTCCGCGCTCGTTGCTTGGGGCGGAATTTCTGTGCACGCTCAGGTCGCGAGTATTATTAGCTCAACGGACATGCGCTACAAACCGTATTTTATTTGGAAAGGAATTCATGCTTTCATTGCAGGCGCGCTCGCCTTTCTTTTCTGGAAACCTTTTCAAAGCTTGGCCTTATTCCAATTTACACTTCCCGCTTTTGCCGAACAGACCCCGACAGGGGGGCTTATCCTTACGTGGAACAACTTTCAACACATCGGGTTATTCGCGTCCCTTTTCTTACTAGGATTAGCGCTCATTTCTTATATGATTCATTTGATTTCAAAGCGGCGCCTCAACAATTAG
- a CDS encoding patatin-like phospholipase family protein, translating into MMRPKVGLALGSGGARGIAHIGVIQVLEEAGIPIDYISGSSMGSLIGACYAAGITPDMMEKLAINLKRKYWLDFTVPKMGFIAGEKVKEMVRLLTQGKDIEQLHKPLAVVATDLRNGERVVFTKGPIAPAVRASISIPGIFIPEEVDGKLLIDGGVIDRVPITAAQAIGAECVIGVDVGIVSEEVHLSSIFDVIAQTIQIMEKEIFRYRIVDADVLIRPIVGGFSATNFTQVEELIEAGKEAAFKSLDQIRKVIESRGIHEE; encoded by the coding sequence ATGATGAGACCGAAGGTTGGATTAGCGTTAGGGTCAGGCGGAGCTCGCGGCATCGCTCATATCGGTGTGATTCAAGTGTTAGAAGAAGCGGGAATCCCAATTGATTATATATCTGGCAGCAGTATGGGCAGTCTGATCGGCGCTTGTTACGCTGCAGGCATTACACCAGATATGATGGAAAAATTGGCGATTAATTTGAAACGAAAATACTGGCTTGATTTTACTGTGCCTAAAATGGGGTTTATCGCTGGCGAGAAGGTTAAGGAAATGGTTCGGCTGCTGACACAAGGGAAGGATATCGAGCAGCTACATAAACCGCTTGCGGTCGTAGCGACAGATTTAAGAAATGGGGAGCGTGTTGTTTTTACGAAAGGCCCGATTGCCCCAGCTGTTCGCGCGAGTATTTCAATCCCTGGTATCTTCATACCGGAAGAGGTTGATGGAAAGTTATTGATCGATGGCGGGGTGATCGATCGCGTGCCGATTACAGCTGCGCAGGCGATTGGAGCGGAGTGTGTCATTGGGGTTGACGTCGGGATTGTTTCAGAGGAAGTTCACCTCAGTTCTATTTTTGACGTGATCGCCCAGACGATTCAAATCATGGAAAAAGAGATTTTCCGTTATCGAATCGTAGACGCCGACGTTTTAATTCGTCCTATTGTTGGTGGGTTTAGCGCCACTAATTTTACGCAGGTAGAAGAGCTGATTGAAGCTGGAAAAGAAGCAGCGTTTAAGTCATTAGATCAGATTCGGAAAGTTATAGAAAGTAGAGGAATCCATGAGGAATAG
- a CDS encoding SepM family pheromone-processing serine protease: MRNRRIWGLFAFFLFIFIGMNTKVPYYIYQPGSALPLAPIIQVEDGYAEEQGTFRLTTIRTGPTNVAGALWASLDANAELVKAEHVHSPHESNEQYLQRQLAVMKASQDTAKIVAFQKAGFDIKLKNSGAIIMQIIPGYPAEKVLQVGDVIFRVDDVQIETAEDLMDALKGRQVNEETLIHFARDGKPQAAKLTLTSLPALPGEESKPGIGIASPITKRVFELPKNVEIKSAEIGGPSAGLMFTLEMMNQLLPGDLTKGYDIAGTGTINEDGSIGRIGGIEYKVVAAAREQTEIFFAPAEKDEKGVSNYDQAIKKAKSQNLKMKIIAVREIDDVLDYLKKLPPR, translated from the coding sequence ATGAGGAATAGAAGAATATGGGGGCTGTTTGCCTTCTTCTTATTTATCTTTATTGGGATGAATACGAAAGTCCCTTACTATATATATCAACCAGGTTCGGCTCTTCCGTTGGCGCCGATTATTCAAGTGGAAGACGGCTATGCGGAAGAACAAGGAACATTTCGTTTGACAACGATTCGCACCGGACCAACCAATGTCGCGGGCGCGCTTTGGGCGTCGCTTGACGCTAACGCTGAGTTGGTGAAGGCGGAACACGTTCATAGTCCGCATGAGAGTAACGAGCAATATTTACAAAGACAGCTTGCTGTTATGAAAGCCTCGCAGGATACTGCTAAAATCGTTGCTTTTCAAAAAGCTGGATTCGATATTAAATTGAAAAATAGCGGGGCGATTATCATGCAGATTATTCCGGGTTATCCCGCGGAGAAGGTGTTACAGGTCGGAGATGTCATCTTCCGTGTCGATGATGTTCAAATCGAAACGGCGGAGGATTTGATGGACGCCTTGAAAGGACGTCAGGTGAACGAAGAAACGCTGATACATTTTGCCCGAGACGGGAAACCACAGGCAGCTAAACTAACGCTGACATCATTACCGGCCCTACCTGGCGAAGAGAGCAAACCAGGGATCGGGATCGCTTCCCCGATTACAAAGCGGGTGTTTGAATTGCCAAAAAACGTTGAAATTAAATCAGCGGAAATCGGTGGGCCGTCAGCCGGGTTGATGTTTACGCTAGAAATGATGAATCAATTGCTCCCAGGCGATTTGACGAAAGGGTATGATATAGCGGGCACGGGAACGATCAATGAAGACGGTTCAATCGGCCGAATTGGGGGAATAGAATATAAGGTTGTCGCCGCCGCTCGTGAACAAACAGAGATCTTTTTCGCCCCTGCGGAAAAGGATGAGAAAGGCGTTTCTAATTATGATCAAGCAATTAAAAAGGCGAAGTCTCAAAATTTAAAGATGAAAATCATCGCTGTGCGGGAAATTGACGATGTATTGGACTATCTGAAGAAACTCCCGCCGCGTTAG